From the Candidatus Bathyarchaeota archaeon genome, one window contains:
- a CDS encoding AIR carboxylase family protein encodes MGSERDLEFCQKIAKTLKVLGVEFVYRVASAHKTPLKVLEIIEEFKAQKVVYITVAGRSNALSAFVDANSSKLVVACPPYSEKFSGADIYSSLRVPSGIGCVVTIEPEGAAIAAAKVFALQDAELEKRIQEYQREKQQAIEKADQTIKNMK; translated from the coding sequence ATGGGTTCTGAGAGGGATTTGGAGTTTTGCCAGAAAATCGCGAAGACCCTCAAAGTTTTAGGTGTTGAATTCGTTTATCGTGTGGCTTCGGCTCATAAGACGCCGTTGAAGGTTTTGGAGATTATTGAAGAGTTCAAGGCGCAAAAGGTTGTTTACATAACAGTTGCGGGCAGGTCTAATGCGTTGAGTGCGTTTGTGGACGCGAACAGTTCAAAGTTGGTGGTTGCTTGTCCGCCGTACTCGGAAAAGTTCTCGGGCGCGGATATTTACTCGTCGCTTCGGGTTCCCAGCGGCATAGGCTGCGTTGTTACCATTGAACCTGAAGGCGCAGCTATTGCAGCAGCGAAGGTTTTCGCGTTACAAGACGCCGAGTTAGAAAAGCGCATCCAAGAGTATCAGCGCGAAAAACAGCAAGCCATCGAGAAAGCTGACCAGACAATCAAAAACATGAAATAA
- a CDS encoding ammonium transporter — protein sequence MSAVMTTNPADIAWLIVATALVMIMTPALGFFYGGLVRKKNLVSTITQCFVIFAVISIVWALWGYSLVFSPSHYGLIGGLSLVGLNGIGIHTATAAPQIPDLLFFAFQLKFAAITPALIIGACAERIRFRSLLIFVVLWSTFIYAPIAHWVWNPDGWLLGLGAVDFAGGLVVHISAGMSALAAALVVGRRKGCSVPWKDHMKAVEEQEKAPETKPTNIPYVILGAALLWFGWFGFNAGSALAANDLAVLALVTTNLAAAAAGVSWMLMDWALKGKPSAVGFAIGAVVGLVAITPAAGFVSITSALIIGLVGGIISNLVASWRAGRSRIDDSLDVFACHGVGGLWGSIATGLFAAAAFNGVDGLFFGNPDQLVAQLIAVAVVVPFAFFGSYALLKIVNVFSPLRVSPEDEDSGLDLSEHGEEAYQLD from the coding sequence ATGAGTGCAGTTATGACAACAAACCCAGCAGATATAGCCTGGTTGATAGTTGCAACCGCCCTAGTCATGATAATGACCCCCGCATTAGGCTTCTTCTACGGGGGACTAGTGCGCAAAAAGAACCTAGTATCCACAATAACCCAATGCTTTGTTATCTTTGCAGTCATAAGCATCGTCTGGGCACTATGGGGCTACAGCTTAGTCTTTAGCCCAAGCCACTACGGACTCATCGGAGGTCTATCGCTGGTCGGCTTAAACGGCATAGGCATACATACAGCCACGGCAGCGCCGCAAATACCTGACCTGCTGTTCTTTGCGTTCCAACTAAAGTTCGCCGCCATCACACCCGCGTTGATTATCGGTGCATGCGCTGAAAGAATCCGTTTCCGTTCACTTCTGATCTTCGTTGTATTGTGGTCAACATTCATCTACGCCCCAATCGCCCACTGGGTATGGAACCCTGACGGCTGGTTGCTAGGTTTAGGTGCAGTTGACTTCGCAGGAGGTCTAGTCGTGCACATCTCTGCAGGTATGTCCGCGTTGGCAGCCGCATTGGTTGTAGGCAGACGCAAAGGCTGTAGCGTACCATGGAAAGATCATATGAAGGCCGTAGAAGAACAAGAAAAAGCACCAGAAACCAAGCCCACCAACATCCCATACGTAATCCTTGGTGCTGCTTTACTGTGGTTTGGCTGGTTTGGCTTCAACGCAGGCAGTGCTTTAGCAGCAAACGACTTGGCAGTCTTGGCTCTTGTAACCACAAACTTGGCAGCCGCCGCAGCAGGTGTTAGCTGGATGCTCATGGACTGGGCACTAAAAGGCAAACCATCCGCAGTAGGCTTTGCAATCGGCGCCGTCGTCGGTCTAGTCGCCATCACCCCCGCAGCAGGCTTCGTCTCCATAACCTCAGCGCTAATCATCGGTCTCGTCGGAGGCATCATATCAAACTTGGTAGCAAGCTGGAGAGCAGGCAGATCCCGAATTGACGACTCTTTGGACGTCTTCGCATGCCACGGTGTCGGCGGTCTTTGGGGTTCAATTGCCACAGGTCTATTCGCTGCAGCAGCATTCAACGGCGTTGACGGACTGTTCTTTGGAAACCCAGACCAGCTTGTCGCTCAGCTAATAGCCGTTGCAGTAGTCGTGCCATTTGCGTTCTTTGGCTCCTACGCGTTGCTAAAGATAGTCAACGTGTTCTCACCACTAAGAGTCAGCCCAGAAGACGAAGACTCAGGCTTAGACCTTAGCGAACACGGCGAAGAAGCATATCAACTCGACTAA
- a CDS encoding endonuclease NucS: MAEEKIHTLLKTRNFEGDGFLSADDFDDLFRLMKFFSPNRNLCNLLYTKNGLETFNQALKTLYYGKASLPDRVNGFFKLKGIGLQTLSQFLLAYDSTVYPLISSRTREWIELDAEQEQSAIELAKTKFGLPNMDSYLDRTKDYIRDFIIFQQVKEILQLKKYTSVNDILWNAVQNESGSEEAQPNSYTSVSLENDLRDYLAQHPTLIEPGLKLVEKEFDTQEVGRIDLLLRDRLNCEVVVELKRGKKNDEVVGQISRYLGWVMKNRTPRARGIIIVNEHSNRLEYSLIPLKDKVKVKYYRVNFEITDKCLNEPLKTE, translated from the coding sequence ATGGCCGAAGAAAAAATCCACACGTTGCTGAAAACTAGAAATTTTGAGGGCGATGGCTTTTTGTCTGCTGATGATTTTGATGACCTTTTTCGTTTAATGAAATTTTTTTCACCTAATAGAAACTTGTGTAATCTGTTATACACTAAGAATGGACTTGAGACCTTTAACCAGGCTTTAAAGACTCTGTATTATGGCAAAGCTTCTCTACCCGATAGAGTCAATGGCTTTTTCAAGTTGAAGGGTATTGGCCTTCAAACTTTGTCGCAGTTTCTATTAGCTTATGATTCAACAGTATATCCTTTGATCAGTTCACGAACACGAGAGTGGATTGAACTTGATGCTGAACAAGAGCAGTCAGCCATCGAATTGGCGAAGACGAAGTTTGGGCTTCCAAATATGGACAGCTATCTAGATAGAACGAAAGACTATATTCGTGATTTCATTATCTTTCAGCAAGTCAAAGAGATTTTACAACTGAAGAAATACACCTCAGTTAACGATATACTTTGGAATGCTGTGCAAAACGAATCTGGGTCAGAAGAAGCTCAACCAAACTCGTATACCTCGGTTAGTTTGGAGAATGATTTGAGGGATTACCTTGCACAACATCCTACGCTTATTGAGCCTGGTTTAAAACTGGTGGAAAAAGAATTTGACACGCAAGAAGTAGGAAGAATTGACCTTCTCCTGAGAGACAGATTAAACTGTGAGGTAGTTGTAGAATTAAAACGTGGGAAAAAGAATGATGAAGTTGTAGGTCAGATTTCTAGGTATCTCGGTTGGGTGATGAAAAACAGGACTCCAAGAGCAAGAGGAATAATTATCGTAAACGAACATAGTAATCGATTGGAATACTCTTTAATCCCCCTCAAAGATAAGGTCAAGGTGAAATATTATAGGGTAAATTTTGAAATTACTGACAAATGCCTCAATGAACCGCTAAAGACGGAATAA
- a CDS encoding acyl-CoA dehydratase activase, producing the protein MTQAQPDQKEYWRWKEYNHVRSDKSWDRKDVITVGIDVGSVGSKAAIAVDGEIYAWAVTRTGSNSPDSARKALDMVLKGTDLKPEDIKYTVGTGYGRVNVPMANKAITEIACHAKGANYIWGPTVRTILDVGGQDIKAIHCDETGRVTSFLMNDKCAAGTGRGMEVFADLLKIPIEEIGKASLSVKEEPEAVSCTCVAYAKTEAIGLLRKGWSTEKVLAAYTRAMAMRMANLINRVGLEPDLVVTGGQSKNLGIVSRVENILGVKTLPSPNWREGELDPMVAGATGAALIGQALYKKSQGT; encoded by the coding sequence ATGACACAAGCACAACCTGACCAGAAAGAGTACTGGCGCTGGAAAGAATACAACCACGTCCGCAGTGACAAGAGTTGGGACCGCAAAGACGTAATCACCGTGGGCATCGACGTAGGCTCTGTAGGCTCCAAAGCAGCCATCGCAGTTGACGGCGAAATCTACGCGTGGGCAGTAACCCGCACAGGCTCCAACAGTCCTGACAGCGCCCGCAAAGCCCTAGACATGGTCCTAAAAGGCACAGACCTAAAACCCGAAGACATCAAATACACCGTCGGCACAGGCTACGGACGCGTAAACGTCCCCATGGCAAACAAAGCCATAACCGAAATCGCCTGCCACGCCAAAGGCGCCAACTACATCTGGGGACCCACGGTACGCACGATTCTTGACGTGGGTGGGCAAGACATTAAAGCGATTCACTGCGACGAAACCGGCAGAGTCACCTCGTTTTTGATGAACGACAAATGCGCCGCCGGTACAGGCAGGGGCATGGAAGTCTTTGCTGATTTGCTCAAAATTCCCATCGAAGAAATCGGAAAAGCCTCCCTAAGCGTTAAAGAAGAACCCGAAGCGGTAAGCTGCACCTGTGTTGCCTACGCCAAAACCGAAGCCATCGGCCTGCTACGAAAGGGCTGGTCAACAGAAAAAGTCCTCGCCGCATACACCCGCGCCATGGCCATGAGAATGGCAAATCTCATCAACCGTGTCGGCTTAGAACCTGACCTTGTCGTCACAGGTGGACAATCCAAAAACCTAGGCATCGTCTCCCGAGTCGAAAACATCTTAGGCGTCAAGACCTTGCCCTCGCCGAATTGGCGCGAAGGCGAACTAGACCCCATGGTCGCAGGAGCAACAGGCGCAGCGCTTATCGGACAAGCCCTCTACAAAAAATCACAAGGAACCTAA
- a CDS encoding sulfite exporter TauE/SafE family protein: MSVITQISNPYLEAFAVGILYGLVFCTSSCLPYLASYIAGIGAGFRKATTVTLVFNSGRLTAYAIIGAAIAVLSGAFGFLLTETALAPIQQYSSYAFGVITMLIGVSIYLKSRRSQPCQNCGSTVVESSRWRRWGGFDSGAFVLGLSRGLVLCPPLMLLLIYTASFVSPAGSVAVAVLFGLGTTLSPILLLGGVTGWLLNKAPLFRKWVSLAGAAVMVVLGVITIISGFTV, encoded by the coding sequence ATGTCGGTGATAACTCAGATTTCAAACCCGTATTTGGAAGCGTTTGCAGTTGGAATACTGTACGGGCTTGTTTTCTGCACGTCTTCTTGCCTGCCCTACCTTGCCAGTTACATCGCAGGTATCGGCGCGGGTTTTCGCAAAGCAACCACGGTCACTTTGGTTTTCAATTCAGGACGCCTAACCGCCTACGCCATAATCGGAGCAGCCATCGCGGTTCTTAGCGGCGCCTTCGGGTTCTTGCTAACCGAAACTGCTTTAGCGCCCATCCAGCAGTACTCGTCGTATGCTTTTGGAGTAATAACAATGCTCATCGGTGTAAGCATCTACCTAAAAAGCCGTCGTAGTCAGCCCTGCCAAAACTGCGGCTCTACGGTGGTGGAGTCTTCGCGTTGGAGGCGTTGGGGCGGGTTTGATTCAGGCGCATTTGTTTTAGGTCTAAGCCGCGGCTTGGTTTTGTGTCCGCCATTGATGCTGCTTCTAATATACACCGCGTCGTTTGTTTCCCCTGCAGGCAGCGTGGCGGTGGCAGTTTTGTTTGGGTTGGGAACTACCCTCTCTCCGATTCTGCTGCTCGGAGGCGTAACAGGCTGGCTACTCAACAAAGCCCCCTTATTTCGAAAATGGGTCTCACTGGCGGGGGCAGCCGTTATGGTGGTTTTGGGCGTCATCACAATAATTAGCGGATTTACCGTTTGA
- a CDS encoding acyl-CoA dehydratase activase has product MLTAGIDMGIQTVKVVLVKDGEVAAKAKAFSGFEPTKAAQQALDQALQAAGATQNDLSYVLATGSGMEMAPHLNATTSMMSADARAGVYLIPSARTIVDVGAEEARAVKCDDRGMMVDFVVNERCAAGAGTFIEAMARAIEVKLEEMGPLSLKAERASTINASCVIFGESDVVTLIHRQESKPEIARAVFDAMADRVSSMVHRLGINNDVVLIGGVGKDVGFVESFKRKLGVNILVPQDPEFVGALGAALLAQSRAKRAQRQ; this is encoded by the coding sequence ATGTTGACTGCTGGAATAGATATGGGCATCCAAACCGTCAAGGTCGTACTGGTCAAGGACGGGGAGGTTGCCGCTAAAGCAAAAGCCTTCTCAGGTTTTGAACCCACCAAAGCCGCACAACAAGCCCTCGACCAAGCCCTACAGGCGGCGGGTGCAACCCAAAACGACCTAAGTTACGTCTTGGCAACAGGTTCAGGCATGGAGATGGCACCTCACTTAAATGCAACCACAAGCATGATGAGCGCAGACGCCCGTGCAGGAGTCTACCTAATCCCCTCGGCTCGAACCATCGTGGACGTAGGCGCCGAGGAAGCCCGCGCCGTAAAATGCGACGACCGCGGCATGATGGTTGACTTCGTAGTTAACGAACGATGCGCCGCAGGGGCAGGAACCTTCATAGAAGCTATGGCACGCGCCATAGAAGTCAAACTCGAAGAAATGGGTCCCCTCTCGCTCAAAGCCGAACGCGCAAGCACCATAAACGCCAGCTGCGTCATCTTCGGCGAATCCGACGTTGTAACCTTAATTCACCGCCAAGAATCCAAACCCGAAATCGCCCGCGCAGTATTTGACGCCATGGCAGACCGCGTATCCTCCATGGTACACCGCCTAGGCATAAACAACGACGTAGTGCTAATTGGTGGTGTTGGTAAGGATGTGGGGTTTGTTGAGTCGTTTAAGCGAAAACTTGGCGTTAACATTTTGGTGCCACAGGACCCCGAGTTTGTGGGTGCTTTGGGTGCTGCATTACTTGCGCAAAGCCGTGCAAAGAGGGCGCAAAGACAATGA
- the ppcA gene encoding phosphoenolpyruvate carboxylase, with protein sequence MSDEYERKIPRTMSTQHPDNVNVPEWSKEDVIDGLAEVFEAYYAYDTLGCQEVMWDSEGKDVDTRVLRKLFDKHWNYFKDNAIGKNLFLTYRIPNPRIEAVEKKVVVETLQNIPIAYDAATSFYKNEAVPIFEVILPFTTDGKEPVWLYNYYKGAIVSDEDLMLDENTKASDWIGATKPKSINVIPLVEDYNSMLTVDKIITPYIKAVKPKNLRFFIARSDPALNYGSICAVLLSKIALSKLRETQEATGVAIHPIIGAGSKPFRGHLAPDNVENFLCEYKGLATATIQSAARYDYPLKDVQRFIERLNKELPYGEASLIDDAEEAVLLEVLVKCRKQYERVAEVLAPFVNSIAPYVPQRRARKLHIGLFGYSRNVAGTTLPRAITFAAILYSIGVPPEFIGTQVLEDLKDKELQTIKKHYVNLKHDYNTIGGYVSWENINMLMEMHRKIAKRANMDVDKLRLALTRILADLKSAEDTLNIKVGPQTLAQRKHENFTNNFLISYMEHEDNEAKKALTEAAKLRRCLG encoded by the coding sequence ATGTCTGATGAGTATGAAAGAAAGATTCCCCGCACCATGTCTACCCAGCACCCAGATAACGTTAACGTTCCGGAATGGAGCAAAGAGGATGTTATTGATGGTTTGGCAGAGGTTTTTGAGGCTTACTACGCGTACGACACCCTTGGTTGCCAAGAGGTCATGTGGGATTCCGAAGGCAAAGACGTTGACACCCGTGTGCTGCGCAAACTCTTTGACAAACACTGGAACTACTTCAAAGACAACGCCATAGGCAAAAACCTGTTCCTAACATACCGCATCCCCAACCCACGCATCGAAGCCGTCGAAAAAAAAGTCGTCGTCGAAACCCTCCAAAACATACCCATAGCCTACGACGCCGCCACATCCTTCTACAAAAACGAAGCCGTCCCCATCTTTGAAGTTATTTTACCCTTCACCACCGACGGAAAAGAACCCGTCTGGCTCTACAATTACTACAAAGGCGCCATAGTTTCCGACGAGGATTTGATGCTAGATGAGAACACTAAAGCCAGCGACTGGATTGGCGCAACCAAACCCAAGAGCATAAACGTCATCCCCCTAGTCGAAGACTACAACAGCATGCTAACCGTCGACAAAATCATCACACCCTACATAAAAGCCGTCAAACCCAAAAACCTACGGTTCTTCATAGCACGCTCCGACCCCGCATTAAACTACGGCAGCATATGCGCAGTGCTACTCTCTAAAATCGCTCTTTCCAAACTTAGAGAAACCCAAGAAGCCACAGGCGTAGCCATCCACCCCATCATCGGAGCAGGCTCCAAACCCTTCCGCGGACACCTCGCACCTGACAACGTCGAGAATTTCCTATGCGAATACAAAGGCTTAGCCACAGCCACCATACAGTCAGCAGCACGTTATGATTACCCCCTAAAAGATGTGCAACGGTTCATTGAACGTCTCAACAAAGAGTTGCCCTACGGAGAAGCAAGCCTAATTGATGACGCTGAAGAAGCTGTGCTGCTTGAGGTGCTAGTTAAGTGCCGTAAGCAATACGAAAGAGTCGCCGAAGTTTTGGCGCCGTTTGTTAACAGCATCGCACCCTACGTGCCCCAGCGCAGAGCCCGAAAACTGCACATCGGCTTGTTTGGGTACAGCCGCAACGTAGCAGGAACCACCCTCCCAAGAGCAATCACCTTCGCAGCAATACTCTACAGCATCGGCGTGCCCCCCGAATTCATAGGCACCCAAGTCCTCGAAGACCTCAAAGACAAAGAATTACAAACCATCAAAAAACACTACGTCAACCTAAAACACGACTACAACACCATAGGCGGCTACGTCTCATGGGAAAACATCAACATGCTCATGGAAATGCACCGCAAAATCGCCAAACGCGCAAACATGGACGTCGACAAACTCCGCCTCGCCCTAACCCGCATCCTAGCCGACCTCAAAAGCGCAGAAGACACCCTCAACATCAAAGTAGGCCCACAAACCCTAGCCCAACGCAAACACGAAAACTTCACAAACAACTTCCTCATCAGCTACATGGAACACGAAGACAACGAAGCAAAAAAAGCCCTCACTGAAGCCGCCAAACTACGCCGCTGCCTAGGATAA
- a CDS encoding 2-hydroxyacyl-CoA dehydratase family protein, producing MKSQNPEKKYLPDMPQKEIGELNTSVKTTSQNVIADNIARMKKTDPNRPKAMAYFDELADFEKRKAEIQAEKAKGKKVIGYFCIFAPIELILAADAIPVRLNSGWYDTSKLGDRVVPVEVCPVIRSTIGAKMISFSPYMELSDAIISNLTCDGMTKLSEILSDTKPIWTMSPPRVKDSSQSLVMWREEIKAIKTQLEQLTGNKITSKKLRAAIETMQKASKAFRRLQDLRKGNSVLMGRDAMLVNQASTWDDIERWTKKTEELCDELEKRREQKDWACPPDTPRVMVTGTPMFWPDNWKLPTLVEEANPPGVLVADELCSSDRLLNDPVGIDEWTMDDMINAVSERYLMASTCPCFTSKDGNEDRINWLLTKIKDYHIDGVIYYVVRGCMLYAMEYSRVKRALDKINVPVYYLDTEYTREDVGQMKTRVEAFLEMLSARVDF from the coding sequence ATGAAAAGCCAAAATCCAGAAAAAAAATACTTGCCCGATATGCCCCAAAAAGAAATCGGAGAGCTAAACACTTCGGTTAAAACCACCTCCCAAAACGTCATAGCCGACAACATCGCACGCATGAAAAAAACTGACCCCAACCGACCCAAAGCTATGGCTTATTTTGATGAACTTGCCGATTTTGAGAAACGCAAAGCAGAAATCCAAGCCGAAAAAGCCAAGGGCAAAAAAGTAATCGGGTACTTTTGCATTTTCGCTCCCATAGAGTTGATTTTGGCTGCTGACGCCATTCCCGTGCGGCTAAATTCGGGTTGGTATGACACTTCCAAGTTGGGTGACCGCGTTGTTCCCGTTGAAGTCTGCCCCGTCATACGCTCCACCATCGGAGCCAAAATGATAAGCTTCTCGCCGTACATGGAACTAAGCGATGCCATCATAAGCAACCTTACCTGCGACGGCATGACTAAACTTAGCGAAATCCTAAGCGACACCAAACCCATCTGGACCATGTCGCCCCCGCGCGTCAAGGACTCTTCGCAGTCGCTTGTTATGTGGCGTGAAGAAATCAAAGCCATCAAAACCCAACTTGAACAGCTAACAGGCAACAAGATAACTAGCAAGAAACTGCGCGCCGCCATCGAAACCATGCAAAAAGCCAGCAAAGCCTTCCGTCGCCTCCAAGACCTACGCAAAGGCAACAGCGTACTAATGGGCAGAGACGCAATGCTGGTTAATCAAGCAAGCACTTGGGATGATATTGAGCGGTGGACAAAAAAAACCGAGGAACTGTGCGACGAATTGGAGAAGCGCCGTGAACAAAAAGATTGGGCTTGCCCGCCTGACACTCCGCGCGTGATGGTTACCGGAACGCCGATGTTTTGGCCTGACAACTGGAAACTACCCACTTTGGTTGAAGAAGCAAACCCGCCAGGCGTGCTAGTAGCCGACGAGCTATGCAGTAGCGACCGATTGCTTAACGACCCCGTGGGCATTGACGAGTGGACAATGGATGATATGATAAACGCCGTATCCGAGCGGTACTTGATGGCATCAACCTGTCCCTGCTTTACCTCTAAGGACGGTAACGAAGACCGCATAAACTGGCTCCTAACAAAAATCAAGGACTACCATATCGACGGCGTCATCTATTATGTGGTGCGTGGTTGTATGTTGTATGCGATGGAGTACTCAAGGGTGAAGCGCGCTTTGGATAAAATTAATGTTCCAGTCTATTACTTAGACACTGAGTACACTCGTGAGGACGTGGGGCAAATGAAAACCCGCGTAGAAGCTTTCCTAGAAATGCTCTCTGCCCGAGTGGACTTCTAA
- a CDS encoding 4Fe-4S binding protein, protein MYSGLGLAGLLVLFIWIKNRTHKISYLRIYTQILSFVVIFSAMILIAQWNALVLGIIILVLPLFFGRFFCGWLCPFGLYMDLITSLRKALKIRYWLFPEKLNKALHKIRYVLAAWVLTLPLFFGALDPKTWSAFFQFQDPFKPLIIYFLGPLETLLIPWPGDIGFGDYSLSYPYIRGFTQYFPESILVTIAVVAFIAITAGGAFMTRRFWCRFCPTGVSIAALNRFSAFKALPLLHLNKAEEKCTKCGICKRVCPVQVTEVYEQKGGDIKTSMCLNCMRCLEMCPYQDCLTLKFAGKTLLKSRNWLEPSKIE, encoded by the coding sequence ATGTATTCGGGGCTTGGCTTAGCTGGGCTTCTTGTCCTGTTCATCTGGATAAAAAACCGCACTCACAAAATCAGTTACCTGCGCATCTACACCCAAATCCTCTCGTTTGTCGTTATTTTCTCTGCAATGATTCTTATCGCGCAGTGGAACGCCCTTGTCTTGGGCATTATCATATTGGTGTTGCCGCTGTTTTTCGGACGGTTCTTCTGCGGGTGGCTTTGCCCGTTTGGTTTGTACATGGATTTGATTACCTCGCTACGTAAAGCCCTCAAAATCCGATACTGGCTCTTCCCCGAAAAACTAAACAAAGCCCTACACAAAATCCGTTACGTCTTGGCTGCTTGGGTGCTTACGTTGCCCCTATTCTTTGGTGCCTTAGACCCCAAAACGTGGAGCGCCTTTTTCCAGTTCCAAGACCCCTTCAAACCCCTAATAATCTACTTCCTAGGCCCCTTAGAGACCCTGCTTATCCCGTGGCCTGGCGATATAGGCTTTGGCGACTACAGCCTAAGCTACCCCTACATACGCGGCTTCACCCAATACTTCCCCGAATCCATCCTAGTCACCATAGCGGTAGTAGCTTTCATAGCAATCACCGCAGGCGGCGCGTTCATGACCCGAAGGTTCTGGTGCCGCTTCTGCCCCACAGGCGTTTCGATTGCGGCGCTTAACCGTTTTAGCGCGTTCAAAGCATTGCCCCTGCTACACCTAAACAAGGCTGAAGAGAAATGCACCAAATGCGGCATCTGCAAACGCGTGTGCCCTGTACAGGTAACCGAAGTTTACGAGCAAAAAGGCGGCGACATAAAAACGTCCATGTGCCTAAACTGCATGCGGTGCCTAGAAATGTGCCCCTACCAAGACTGCCTCACACTAAAATTCGCAGGAAAAACCCTGCTCAAATCCCGCAACTGGTTAGAACCCTCAAAAATCGAGTAG
- a CDS encoding 4Fe-4S binding protein: MAFAGLMVELLKVAVFAGLLIAGALAIHIWQKNKSKKISYLRLFIQLISQAAIFYLISFPLWLSVFLATLLLMTLFFGRFFCGWICPFGFYMDLISLLRQTLKTRYLNLPPKLNTYLNNLRYLLLAFFLGAPLVLMHFNSHVTSSDVIFLSGVFNPARILLGPLVPLVAPWQILGSNLNYPYFDQIVYYAGSQYALVAVLVFVGLTVLASFFVRRFWCRFCPTGASFAVASKLRGFGWAPLLHLEKSEEKCTKCGICRRVCTVQAQEVYDQKGGKIDSSICMLCLRCVEMCPYDGCLKLNFANKNLLKSRNWLEPPKEPA, encoded by the coding sequence GTGGCGTTTGCTGGTTTGATGGTTGAGTTGCTTAAAGTAGCCGTATTTGCGGGGCTGTTAATAGCTGGAGCCTTAGCCATCCACATCTGGCAAAAAAACAAATCCAAAAAAATCAGCTACCTCAGATTATTCATACAACTCATAAGCCAAGCCGCCATCTTCTACCTAATCTCCTTTCCACTCTGGCTTAGCGTATTCTTGGCGACGCTTCTGTTGATGACCCTATTTTTTGGGCGGTTCTTCTGCGGCTGGATCTGCCCCTTCGGATTCTACATGGACCTAATCAGCCTGCTACGCCAAACCCTCAAAACCCGCTACCTCAACCTCCCCCCAAAACTAAACACGTACCTCAACAACCTCCGCTACCTTCTGCTCGCCTTCTTCCTTGGAGCCCCCTTGGTGCTGATGCATTTTAACAGCCACGTCACATCCTCGGACGTAATTTTCCTCTCAGGCGTCTTCAACCCCGCACGGATTCTGTTGGGTCCTTTGGTGCCCTTGGTTGCGCCTTGGCAAATTCTTGGTTCAAACCTGAACTATCCGTATTTTGACCAAATCGTGTATTACGCTGGTTCTCAGTACGCCTTGGTTGCGGTGCTGGTTTTTGTTGGCTTGACGGTTTTGGCTTCGTTTTTTGTTAGGCGGTTTTGGTGCCGTTTTTGTCCCACGGGTGCCTCTTTTGCCGTCGCGAGTAAGCTTCGGGGTTTTGGGTGGGCGCCTCTGTTGCATCTGGAAAAGTCTGAGGAAAAATGCACGAAATGCGGAATTTGCAGGCGGGTTTGCACGGTTCAAGCCCAAGAAGTTTACGACCAAAAAGGCGGCAAAATCGACTCTTCAATTTGCATGCTTTGCCTGCGTTGCGTGGAGATGTGCCCCTACGACGGCTGCCTTAAGCTTAACTTTGCAAATAAAAACCTGCTCAAATCGCGCAACTGGTTAGAGCCCCCAAAAGAACCCGCATAA